One genomic region from Leptospira tipperaryensis encodes:
- a CDS encoding SPFH domain-containing protein, giving the protein MSAGFIVTLLFIGLIYLIRKTFIIVPQQYCFVVERVGVFNGALEAGFHFLWPIIEVVRYRQNLKEIAIDIPPQMCITKDNVSISVDGILYLKVVDPYKASYAIENFMLATQQLAQTTLRSEIGKLILDQTFAERDDINSHVVRALDEATDPWGIKVTRYEIKNISPPKEILHEMEEQVKAERVKRAEITISEGEKLSRINRSVGEREEAINVSEGEKMKKINEADGKALEIEVIAAAKAKGIQMIAESISREGGSEAVNLQITEDYLTGLGTILSESKTTILPLELANIAGVFEGLSKVTGKLPEIKTGKEEK; this is encoded by the coding sequence ATGTCCGCAGGATTTATAGTCACGTTACTCTTCATTGGGTTGATATATCTGATTCGAAAGACGTTTATCATCGTACCCCAACAGTATTGTTTCGTCGTGGAAAGAGTGGGAGTATTTAACGGAGCTCTGGAAGCAGGCTTTCACTTTTTATGGCCGATCATCGAAGTCGTACGATACAGACAAAATCTAAAAGAGATCGCGATCGACATTCCTCCCCAAATGTGTATCACAAAGGACAACGTCTCCATCTCCGTGGACGGAATTCTTTATCTCAAGGTTGTGGATCCTTATAAGGCTTCGTATGCGATCGAAAACTTTATGCTCGCGACTCAACAACTCGCACAAACTACTTTGCGTTCCGAAATCGGAAAACTCATCTTGGACCAGACGTTTGCTGAAAGAGACGATATCAATTCTCACGTTGTGCGCGCTTTGGACGAAGCAACCGATCCCTGGGGAATCAAAGTCACCCGTTACGAAATCAAAAACATTTCTCCTCCGAAAGAAATTCTTCATGAAATGGAAGAACAGGTAAAGGCCGAACGTGTAAAACGCGCGGAGATCACGATTTCGGAAGGAGAAAAACTTTCTCGGATCAACCGTTCGGTGGGAGAAAGAGAGGAAGCGATCAACGTCTCCGAAGGGGAAAAGATGAAAAAGATCAACGAAGCCGACGGAAAGGCCTTGGAGATCGAAGTCATCGCCGCTGCGAAAGCAAAAGGAATCCAGATGATCGCAGAATCCATTTCCAGAGAAGGCGGTTCCGAAGCCGTGAACCTCCAAATCACCGAAGATTATCTGACAGGACTTGGAACGATCTTGAGCGAATCAAAAACGACAATTCTTCCTTTAGAACTCGCAAACATCGCCGGAGTTTTCGAAGGACTTTCCAAAGTGACCGGCAAACTTCCCGAAATCAAAACGGGAAAGGAGGAGAAATAA
- the lsa33 gene encoding surface adhesin Lsa33 gives MIQKGLYLALIVLFAIDCGKSKKEDLQGGVFTFIKGTVKLSDKSGKEKKVGVSEFILPEDKIETGKASYADVQLMDGVIIRVKENTILTLNKIFVDTKNSEIYADLSLNKGKIFSKVGTKLNKSSGFKVSTPTVTAAVRGTDFQVEVEGNKSETLVSEGSVEVVDNDNADQVNTADAGEKVTSDGKNQSEGKLSEDELKELQEDAATVQSVTEEQRQRIEEILKDFKENKERILQGLEEQKQRNQELINSTKEENKRMIDEVKESGKAEKEAIKNAADEERKNIKSGIDKDKEAIENSRKSLKDQVKPQ, from the coding sequence ATGATTCAAAAGGGTTTATACCTGGCTTTGATCGTCTTATTCGCAATCGACTGTGGCAAATCCAAAAAAGAGGACCTTCAGGGCGGTGTTTTTACTTTTATCAAAGGAACCGTAAAACTTTCCGACAAAAGCGGAAAGGAAAAGAAAGTAGGGGTTTCCGAGTTCATCCTTCCGGAAGACAAAATCGAGACCGGAAAGGCTTCTTACGCTGACGTGCAGTTGATGGACGGAGTGATCATCCGCGTAAAGGAAAACACGATTCTTACCCTAAACAAGATTTTCGTTGATACTAAGAATTCCGAAATCTATGCCGATTTGAGTTTGAATAAAGGAAAAATTTTTTCCAAGGTTGGAACCAAACTCAACAAGTCTTCCGGTTTCAAGGTTAGCACTCCTACCGTAACCGCCGCCGTTCGTGGAACCGATTTCCAAGTCGAAGTGGAAGGAAACAAATCCGAAACTCTTGTATCGGAAGGATCCGTGGAAGTCGTAGACAATGACAACGCAGATCAAGTAAACACCGCCGACGCGGGAGAGAAAGTAACTTCAGACGGTAAGAATCAGAGCGAAGGTAAGTTGTCCGAGGATGAACTCAAAGAACTACAAGAAGACGCGGCTACCGTTCAATCCGTAACCGAAGAACAAAGACAACGTATCGAGGAAATTCTAAAAGACTTTAAAGAGAATAAAGAACGAATCCTACAAGGTCTCGAAGAACAAAAACAGAGAAACCAAGAATTGATCAATTCTACAAAAGAAGAGAATAAAAGAATGATCGATGAAGTAAAGGAATCCGGAAAGGCCGAAAAAGAAGCCATTAAAAATGCCGCAGACGAAGAAAGAAAAAATATCAAGTCGGGCATCGATAAGGACAAAGAAGCCATAGAGAATTCCAGAAAATCTCTCAAAGACCAAGTCAAACCTCAGTAA
- a CDS encoding heme-binding domain-containing protein: protein MKKKILLVLLTALVLLQFLPLTAPSGTNQNEIQGKDEVKKILKRSCYDCHSDLTVWPWYTKVFPVNAYLYHHVEEGKAELNFSEWETLSKKDKAKKGDEILETLEEGEMPLSDYVLLHPNAKISKEELEVLKNWIQDLEEDFQKEP from the coding sequence ATGAAAAAGAAAATTCTTCTCGTTTTGTTAACCGCACTTGTTTTGCTCCAATTCCTCCCTTTGACGGCGCCGAGCGGAACCAATCAAAATGAAATCCAAGGAAAGGACGAAGTCAAAAAGATATTGAAGAGGTCTTGTTACGATTGTCATTCCGATCTAACCGTCTGGCCCTGGTATACTAAAGTTTTTCCGGTCAACGCATATCTCTATCATCACGTGGAAGAAGGAAAAGCGGAATTGAATTTTTCGGAATGGGAAACCCTGAGTAAAAAGGACAAGGCTAAAAAAGGGGATGAAATTTTAGAAACCCTGGAAGAAGGAGAAATGCCTTTGAGCGATTACGTTCTTCTTCATCCAAATGCAAAAATTTCCAAGGAAGAATTGGAAGTCCTGAAAAACTGGATCCAGGATTTGGAAGAAGACTTTCAGAAAGAACCGTAA
- the queF gene encoding preQ(1) synthase, giving the protein METINPETYDGRQDHIPALKTPEIESFTNVYEGKDYTIDFTVPEFTAVCPKTGLPDFGIIEISYVPTNRCIELKSFKEYILSYRNIGIFHEFVVNKILDDLIKAIDPKYLKVIGDYNPRGGIKTIVTREYKKA; this is encoded by the coding sequence ATGGAAACAATCAATCCAGAGACCTACGACGGAAGACAAGATCATATCCCGGCCCTAAAAACTCCCGAAATCGAATCTTTCACCAATGTTTACGAGGGAAAGGATTATACAATCGATTTTACTGTTCCAGAGTTCACGGCGGTTTGTCCTAAGACCGGGCTTCCCGATTTTGGAATCATCGAAATTTCCTACGTTCCCACAAACCGATGTATCGAACTCAAATCTTTTAAAGAATACATTCTTAGCTATAGAAACATTGGAATCTTTCACGAATTCGTCGTGAATAAAATCTTAGATGATTTAATCAAAGCGATCGACCCGAAATATCTAAAAGTGATCGGTGACTACAATCCTCGCGGCGGAATCAAAACCATCGTAACCAGAGAATATAAAAAGGCGTAA
- the fliM gene encoding flagellar motor switch protein FliM, with translation MTEILSQDEIDALLSAISSGEVNESDYASVSEQKKVKIYDFKRPDKFSKDQIRTLQMMHETFARLATTGLSAQLRALVSVHVASVDQLTYEEFIRSIPNPTTLAVINMDPLRGSAILEIDPSISFTIIDRLFGGKGEQAKISRELSEIEMSVMEGIIVRILGNMRESWSTVIDLRPRLGNIETNPQFAQVVPPNDMVVLITLETKIGEVEGMTNLCIPYITIEPIINKLSAQYWYSSIRKGELDENRAVIQERLDQVAIPLIAEVGSVDVSINDFMNLSVGDVVKLENTSTRSEMTVKVGERKKFKCLPGRVGSRLAIQIGDRVEDIPDELLGSTRSEQEY, from the coding sequence ATGACAGAGATTTTATCGCAGGATGAAATTGACGCGCTACTCAGCGCCATCAGTTCGGGTGAAGTAAACGAGTCGGACTATGCGTCCGTATCCGAACAGAAGAAAGTAAAGATCTACGACTTCAAACGTCCGGATAAGTTCTCAAAAGACCAGATCCGTACTTTGCAGATGATGCACGAGACCTTCGCTCGTCTCGCGACCACTGGTCTTTCCGCGCAGCTCCGAGCTCTCGTTTCGGTGCACGTGGCTTCGGTGGATCAGTTGACCTACGAAGAATTTATCCGTTCGATTCCGAACCCAACAACACTTGCGGTTATCAACATGGATCCTCTGCGCGGTTCCGCGATCTTAGAGATCGACCCTTCGATTTCGTTTACGATCATCGATCGTCTGTTTGGCGGTAAAGGTGAACAAGCCAAGATTTCCCGAGAACTTTCGGAGATCGAGATGAGCGTTATGGAAGGGATCATCGTGAGAATTCTCGGAAACATGAGAGAATCCTGGTCTACTGTGATCGACTTAAGACCTCGTCTGGGAAACATCGAAACCAATCCTCAGTTTGCTCAGGTGGTTCCTCCGAATGACATGGTGGTTTTGATTACACTCGAGACGAAGATCGGGGAAGTGGAAGGGATGACGAACCTTTGTATTCCCTATATCACGATCGAACCGATTATCAATAAGTTATCCGCGCAATACTGGTATTCTTCGATTCGAAAAGGGGAGTTGGACGAAAACCGCGCCGTAATCCAAGAACGTTTGGATCAAGTCGCAATTCCTCTCATCGCGGAAGTCGGTTCCGTAGACGTTTCCATCAACGACTTTATGAATCTTTCCGTAGGAGACGTGGTAAAACTCGAGAACACTTCCACGAGATCCGAGATGACGGTGAAAGTCGGAGAAAGAAAGAAATTCAAATGTCTTCCGGGAAGAGTCGGAAGCAGGCTCGCGATTCAGATCGGAGATCGAGTGGAAGACATTCCGGACGAACTCTTAGGATCTACGAGATCGGAACAAGAATACTGA
- a CDS encoding helix-turn-helix domain-containing protein: MLNTFYLLGSLLSFMLGLVQILKGCVARNWILFGIFTSMGVFQLKGFFIIRQFWLDYSHFYAVEIFFILLIGPSLFIYFNLLIGARQFSDRKIFAHLLPSLIFLIYYLCDTIFVSFRNPSFQDLSSEFKSRYNALYYIVSFVPFAYLIVLAVSFFKIFKGNFLKIRWPLHIFVIFLMALFSTFVSIFIGTRFLLQFQDYFLELYQILLFLFSCIIVYTFFVSQIYPITFNLLSETMIRLQYEKSTLNRLDTKVLKEKIVSIMEREKFFLDPSIGLKSLAERLEISSHQLSELLNQHLNTNFNSFVNAYRIQEAKDLLLNQKEKTILTIAYESGFNSLSVFNATFKKEVGVAPRFYRKQNG, from the coding sequence ATGCTAAATACTTTCTATTTATTAGGCTCCCTTCTTTCCTTTATGCTGGGCCTTGTCCAAATTCTAAAAGGTTGCGTGGCCCGAAATTGGATTCTTTTCGGCATTTTTACTTCGATGGGAGTCTTTCAGCTCAAAGGTTTTTTTATCATCCGTCAGTTCTGGTTGGATTATTCTCATTTTTATGCCGTTGAGATCTTTTTTATTCTTCTCATTGGTCCTTCTCTCTTTATTTATTTTAATCTGCTGATCGGAGCTCGGCAGTTTTCCGATCGAAAGATTTTTGCTCACCTTTTGCCTTCTCTGATTTTTTTGATCTATTATCTCTGCGATACGATCTTTGTTTCTTTTCGAAATCCCTCTTTTCAGGATCTCAGCTCCGAGTTTAAGAGTCGTTACAACGCACTCTACTATATCGTTTCTTTTGTTCCTTTTGCTTACTTAATCGTTTTGGCAGTCAGTTTTTTTAAGATCTTTAAAGGGAATTTTTTAAAAATCAGATGGCCTCTGCATATCTTTGTTATCTTTCTTATGGCCCTTTTTTCCACCTTTGTAAGTATCTTTATAGGAACTCGATTTCTGCTTCAATTTCAGGATTACTTTTTAGAACTGTATCAGATTCTTCTTTTTCTTTTTTCCTGTATCATCGTTTATACTTTTTTTGTAAGTCAGATCTATCCGATCACTTTCAATCTTCTTTCCGAAACGATGATACGCCTTCAATACGAGAAGAGCACTTTGAATCGTCTGGATACGAAAGTTCTGAAGGAAAAGATAGTTTCGATCATGGAAAGAGAGAAGTTTTTTTTGGATCCGAGTATAGGTCTTAAATCTTTGGCGGAAAGATTGGAGATTTCCTCGCATCAACTTTCGGAACTTTTAAATCAACATTTGAATACGAATTTTAATTCCTTTGTGAATGCGTATCGTATCCAAGAGGCAAAGGACTTACTCCTCAATCAAAAAGAAAAAACGATTCTTACGATCGCCTATGAGAGTGGATTCAATTCTTTATCCGTCTTTAACGCAACGTTTAAAAAGGAAGTGGGGGTGGCTCCGCGATTTTACCGAAAACAAAACGGGTAG
- a CDS encoding SemiSWEET transporter — protein MDSVTFLGYIASLLTTVSFLPQLIRIVMGGSTKDISRNMYLVFVIGVVFWFIYGCLKQDFPIILANIFTFIFTSIILYFKLRNDSRGE, from the coding sequence ATGGATTCAGTTACATTCTTAGGTTATATCGCTTCTCTTTTGACCACGGTTTCCTTTCTTCCGCAACTCATTCGAATCGTTATGGGCGGAAGCACCAAAGACATTTCAAGAAACATGTATCTCGTCTTTGTGATAGGCGTCGTGTTTTGGTTTATCTACGGTTGTCTCAAACAAGACTTCCCGATCATCCTCGCCAATATATTCACATTTATTTTTACTTCGATTATTCTTTATTTTAAATTGAGAAACGACTCGAGAGGCGAATGA
- a CDS encoding NfeD family protein: MPDFLSNLPVTIWIGGGIFLILAEFFIPGTFVAFLGTAGILTGIIVYFFDLSLGWQLGIWASLSTGLIYVGSQTIRKLFPAQIEHAVPTDDQIGRLVPVVKDVLVERKGGRVLFQGVEWDAISKKSRIPQGSQARILSRDNLTFLVEPLELPEE, translated from the coding sequence ATGCCTGATTTTCTTTCCAATCTACCCGTGACCATCTGGATCGGCGGTGGAATCTTTTTGATTCTCGCCGAATTCTTTATCCCTGGAACCTTCGTTGCCTTTTTGGGTACTGCTGGAATTCTCACGGGCATTATCGTTTATTTTTTTGACCTGAGTCTTGGTTGGCAATTGGGAATCTGGGCTTCTCTTTCCACCGGGCTCATCTACGTAGGAAGTCAGACCATCCGAAAACTCTTTCCGGCGCAAATCGAACACGCGGTTCCGACGGACGATCAGATCGGAAGATTGGTTCCCGTCGTAAAAGACGTCCTCGTGGAAAGAAAGGGAGGAAGGGTTTTATTCCAAGGTGTAGAATGGGACGCGATTTCAAAGAAGAGCCGCATCCCTCAAGGAAGCCAAGCGAGAATCTTGAGCAGAGACAATCTTACCTTTCTCGTGGAACCGTTAGAACTCCCCGAAGAATGA
- a CDS encoding peptidylprolyl isomerase — protein sequence MRKISWILVLLCFFACNRNPFAESRYQPAQYSPSSVVVPRPDNAVIPLPDKPAIYAVFLTNQGNIAVELFDKDAPKTVQNFIDLAQGEKEFTTRFGQKVKKPFYDGLTFHRVIKDFMIQGGCPRGDGTGGPGYEFDDEINGKSLGLDKLKAGEAPYYQYQLQRAVANELQIKSREEAESKRELIEKAFEEAKKLSVLEILFRTGYKYNETLNSHRAIKGSLAMANAGPNTNGSQFFINQVDTPHLDGLHTVFGQMVSGSDVVDKIVSAGNSKTTIKKVLIVDKRAAATPAQ from the coding sequence ATGAGAAAAATTTCCTGGATCTTAGTCCTACTTTGTTTTTTTGCCTGCAATCGAAATCCGTTTGCGGAATCCAGATATCAACCGGCCCAGTATTCGCCGTCTTCCGTAGTCGTTCCAAGACCGGATAACGCAGTCATTCCTTTGCCGGACAAGCCGGCGATTTACGCAGTCTTTCTTACCAACCAGGGAAATATCGCCGTTGAACTTTTTGATAAGGACGCTCCAAAAACGGTTCAGAATTTTATCGATCTTGCACAAGGCGAAAAAGAATTCACAACTCGATTCGGACAAAAGGTAAAAAAACCTTTTTACGACGGACTTACGTTTCACCGAGTGATCAAAGACTTTATGATTCAAGGTGGATGTCCAAGAGGAGACGGAACCGGCGGACCGGGTTACGAGTTCGACGATGAGATCAACGGAAAGTCCCTTGGCTTGGATAAGTTAAAAGCCGGAGAAGCTCCTTACTATCAATATCAATTGCAAAGAGCGGTCGCGAACGAACTTCAAATCAAAAGCAGAGAAGAAGCGGAGTCCAAAAGAGAACTGATCGAAAAGGCGTTTGAAGAAGCCAAAAAATTATCAGTCCTCGAAATTCTTTTTAGAACCGGATACAAATATAACGAAACTCTAAACTCTCACAGAGCAATCAAAGGTTCTTTGGCGATGGCAAATGCGGGACCGAATACGAACGGTTCTCAATTTTTTATCAACCAAGTGGATACTCCTCACCTGGACGGACTTCATACAGTCTTTGGACAGATGGTTTCCGGAAGCGACGTAGTGGATAAAATCGTAAGCGCAGGGAATTCAAAAACCACGATCAAAAAAGTTCTGATCGTAGACAAGAGAGCGGCGGCAACTCCAGCACAATGA
- a CDS encoding AraC family transcriptional regulator: MDNRFLTISALLYILIGALRFKKESNGLGSYRGLLFLSLGCILGSYSATNCSIQSGPFCSVLEFFFVYSSIMAALVFYYFQKKLKVGPGSPDKETVFDSKWVLMDPLKIGIQAAFTSAFIFAVWRIFPENSLPSLISSVSFFICIYYILIFVDILLRFQKNRGEKINLLPFLIVILVVKIFELARQIQGFSEIHSLIVFDEYFILLSPIILHEILPQEKQSFLSKEDFGNRLDPVSEELKTEGTPYPTRKSQIKYNLLSNLNLPAVDQKLKTLFEEEKVYLDEDLRLPSLADEIGISVHHLSAFINEYLGLSFNRFINSYRVEEAKRMLLEEPDRAVLSVGMAVGFNSTSAFHRAFFSETGLTPKQFRENHFENFSDRLPSSLEGLNLN; this comes from the coding sequence ATGGATAACCGTTTTTTAACCATATCAGCTCTGCTCTACATTCTGATCGGAGCGCTTCGATTCAAAAAAGAAAGTAATGGACTGGGTTCTTACCGAGGTCTTCTTTTTCTTTCCCTCGGATGTATTCTTGGATCTTATTCCGCGACCAATTGCTCGATCCAGAGCGGACCATTTTGTTCCGTCTTAGAATTCTTCTTTGTGTATTCTTCCATCATGGCCGCTCTCGTTTTTTATTACTTTCAGAAAAAACTGAAAGTAGGTCCGGGTAGTCCTGACAAGGAAACCGTCTTTGATTCGAAGTGGGTTTTGATGGATCCCCTGAAGATCGGGATTCAGGCGGCTTTTACATCGGCTTTCATCTTTGCGGTTTGGAGAATTTTTCCTGAAAATTCTCTTCCGAGTTTGATCTCATCGGTTTCTTTTTTTATTTGTATCTATTATATCCTGATCTTTGTGGATATTCTTCTTCGCTTTCAAAAGAACCGCGGGGAAAAAATCAATCTACTTCCGTTCCTAATCGTAATTTTGGTCGTAAAAATTTTCGAGCTGGCCAGACAGATACAAGGATTTTCGGAAATTCATTCTCTGATCGTATTCGATGAGTATTTTATTCTTCTTTCTCCGATCATTCTTCATGAAATTCTTCCGCAGGAAAAACAGAGTTTTTTGAGTAAGGAAGATTTTGGAAATCGCTTGGATCCAGTTTCGGAAGAATTAAAAACGGAAGGAACTCCTTATCCAACTCGGAAATCGCAAATCAAATACAATCTTCTGAGCAATCTAAATCTTCCCGCTGTCGATCAAAAATTAAAAACTCTCTTTGAAGAGGAGAAGGTTTATTTAGACGAAGACTTGAGACTTCCGAGTCTTGCCGATGAGATCGGAATTTCGGTGCATCATCTTTCCGCGTTTATCAACGAATACTTAGGTTTGAGTTTCAATCGTTTCATCAATTCGTATCGAGTGGAAGAGGCGAAACGTATGCTTCTGGAAGAACCGGATAGAGCCGTTTTATCGGTAGGGATGGCCGTGGGATTCAATTCTACATCCGCGTTTCATCGAGCTTTTTTCTCCGAAACGGGACTGACTCCGAAACAATTTAGGGAAAATCATTTTGAGAATTTTTCAGATCGGCTTCCTTCCTCTTTGGAAGGTTTGAATCTGAATTAA
- the argH gene encoding argininosuccinate lyase has translation MTQKEKKLWGGRFQEKASSILERIGESVSFDHKLYKEDIQGSIAHARMLQKIGILTKEELSQIETSLSLIRTELEEGKLEFKSELEDIHMHIESRLTELIGETGKKLHTARSRNDQVTQDVRLFILNQGKEILRSIFNLRNSLYEKAKLSLDVIIPGYTHLQVAQPIRASQYLLSWFWALERDQEFIRFALQSSSELALGSGAMAGVNYPTDREFLKKELGLSKISHNSMDGVASRDHILQFLFAASQLMIHASRICEDIILYSSQEFGILKLPDSLTTGSSIMPQKKNPDIAELIRGKSGRVIGNLNHILVMLKGLPSTYNRDLQEDKLALFDSIETVQISLEGIQAMIEGWIWVPERAEASLKNGFATATDLADYLVNEKKIPFRTAHELVGTLVGICVEQKKTLFDLSESDRISVSEHFAGKEYEDAVSLSLSADKKISYGGTSRKRQEEQLKIALESLKEAEKWLL, from the coding sequence ATGACTCAAAAAGAAAAAAAACTCTGGGGCGGAAGGTTCCAAGAAAAAGCGTCTTCGATTTTGGAAAGAATCGGAGAATCCGTCTCCTTCGATCATAAACTCTATAAAGAAGACATCCAGGGAAGTATCGCGCACGCGAGAATGCTTCAAAAAATCGGAATTCTTACCAAAGAAGAATTATCACAAATCGAAACTTCTCTCTCGCTGATCCGGACCGAACTCGAAGAAGGAAAACTCGAATTCAAATCGGAACTCGAAGACATTCATATGCATATCGAGTCTCGTCTCACCGAACTGATCGGAGAGACCGGAAAAAAATTACACACGGCTCGTTCCAGAAACGATCAGGTCACACAAGACGTAAGACTTTTTATTCTGAACCAGGGAAAAGAAATTCTAAGATCGATTTTTAACTTAAGAAATTCCTTATATGAAAAGGCAAAACTGAGCCTGGACGTTATCATCCCCGGATATACTCACCTTCAAGTCGCGCAACCGATTCGTGCTTCTCAGTATTTGCTTTCTTGGTTTTGGGCTTTGGAAAGAGATCAGGAGTTCATCCGTTTTGCTCTTCAGTCTTCGAGCGAGTTGGCTCTCGGATCGGGAGCGATGGCCGGAGTCAACTATCCGACCGATCGGGAATTTTTAAAAAAAGAATTGGGTCTTTCTAAAATTTCTCACAATTCCATGGACGGTGTTGCGAGCCGGGATCATATTCTACAATTCTTATTTGCCGCGAGTCAGTTGATGATTCACGCATCGCGGATTTGCGAAGACATCATTCTTTATTCTTCTCAAGAATTTGGAATTCTAAAACTACCGGATTCTCTGACAACGGGTTCTTCGATCATGCCTCAAAAGAAAAATCCGGATATCGCCGAACTCATCCGTGGGAAGTCGGGAAGGGTCATCGGAAATCTCAATCATATTTTAGTAATGTTGAAAGGACTTCCTTCCACTTACAATCGAGATCTACAAGAGGACAAACTCGCGCTTTTTGATTCTATCGAAACGGTTCAGATCAGTTTGGAAGGAATCCAAGCGATGATCGAAGGTTGGATCTGGGTTCCGGAACGCGCGGAAGCTTCTTTGAAAAACGGTTTCGCGACCGCGACCGATCTGGCGGATTACCTCGTGAACGAAAAGAAAATTCCCTTTCGAACTGCTCACGAACTCGTAGGAACCTTGGTCGGGATTTGTGTGGAACAAAAGAAAACCCTTTTTGATCTTTCCGAATCGGATCGGATTTCCGTTTCGGAACACTTTGCCGGAAAGGAATACGAGGACGCGGTTTCGCTTTCACTTTCGGCTGATAAAAAAATTTCTTACGGAGGGACTTCCCGGAAAAGACAAGAAGAACAATTAAAAATTGCGCTGGAATCTTTGAAGGAAGCTGAAAAATGGCTGTTATGA
- a CDS encoding ferredoxin — protein MATKIAYVDKDNCTSCNQCADNLPKYFQMDDNDTSETHIGGETINNAAIPEEDWKIVQKEMDECPGECIQWKK, from the coding sequence ATGGCGACTAAAATTGCGTATGTAGATAAGGACAACTGCACTTCCTGTAATCAATGTGCGGATAATCTTCCGAAATACTTTCAGATGGATGATAATGACACTTCGGAAACCCATATCGGTGGAGAAACCATTAACAACGCTGCAATTCCTGAAGAAGATTGGAAGATCGTTCAGAAAGAAATGGACGAATGCCCCGGTGAATGTATTCAGTGGAAGAAGTAA